The stretch of DNA GGACATGGTCCCTACGGCAGTCAGATAGGCAGGACCATAATGGCGGACAACCTCCAGAGGATTTTCTCCGGAATAGATTCCTGCAAGGATGTAAAGAAGAGCCATCCAGATAAAATGCCCGGCAAGCACCAGTACGATGATCTTCAGAAAAACAGGCAGCTGTCTGGTGATGGTTCCCTCGTAGGCAAGGCTGCAGAAGGTAGTGCCGATGAACAGCGGAAGAATGGGGATGATGATCCGTGCAACCAGAGAAAGAACGATCTTCTGAAATTCATCCAGAAGTCCTGTGATCAGCTTCGCTTTTGTCCAGGTGGCGGCAAGGCCCAGCATCATTGCAAACACAAGAGCACTCATAACGGACATGATCTGCGGGATCTCCAGTTCAAAGATCACCTCCGGCAGCTGCTTCAGTCCTGCAGCATAGGAATGGATGGACAGATGTGGAATGATCAGAAAGCCGGAGGCTGTAGAAAAAAGCGCTGCGCCAACAGAGGAGCCGTAAGCGAGGACAACCGCAACTCCCAGCATCAGCGAAGCATTTTTGCCAAGCCGGGTAATGGACGGAGCGATAAATCCCAGCACGATCAGCGGTACGCAGAAGGTAATGATCTGGCCCAGAATGTACTTGATAGTAACTGTGATATTGAGAACTGCCATGGAGATTCCGTTGGTGCTGTACCGGTTCAGGATAAGCCCGGCCATGATCCCCAGGATCACAGCAACCAGCAGCTTAAATGGCAGACTGTTGAAAAAAGATGTTTTTTTCATTGGAAAACCTCCTCGGATAGTATAAAATAAAGCCAGAGTTTATTATAAAGGTATTTGATAAAAATCACAAGGAGAATGAAATGATTTATCTGGATAACGCGGCTACAAGCTTTCATAAGCCGGACTGTGTGCCTCGTGCTGTGGTGGAAGCCATGCAGCATGCAGGAAACAGCGGAAGAGGCAGCAGCGGAGAAGCAATGGCAGCCTCAAGGCTTATTTTTAATACAAGATGCCAGATTGCAGAGATGTTTGACATATGGGGACCGGAATGTGTGGCCTTTACATCCAATGACACGGAAGCGCTCAATATCGCCCTGCAGGGAACACTTCATCCGGAGGAAGAAACTATCCATGCGATCTGTACGGAGATGGATCACAACAGTGTGCTCCGTCCACTGTACCGCCTGGAAAAAAACGGCATGAAGCTTACGATCCTGCCGGCAGACCGCAAGGGACGGATCTCCCTTACGGAGCTTGAAGCAGCCATCCGTCCGGAGACGAAGGTGATCGTCTGTACCCACGCTTCCAATCTGACAGGAAATCTCAATGATATCTACGCCATCGGTGAGATCGCACAGAAGCACCAGAAGCTTTTTATTGTGGATGCTGCTCAGACAGCAGGAGTATTTCCGATTTCCATGAAAAAA from Blautia sp. SC05B48 encodes:
- a CDS encoding dicarboxylate/amino acid:cation symporter; the protein is MKKTSFFNSLPFKLLVAVILGIMAGLILNRYSTNGISMAVLNITVTIKYILGQIITFCVPLIVLGFIAPSITRLGKNASLMLGVAVVLAYGSSVGAALFSTASGFLIIPHLSIHSYAAGLKQLPEVIFELEIPQIMSVMSALVFAMMLGLAATWTKAKLITGLLDEFQKIVLSLVARIIIPILPLFIGTTFCSLAYEGTITRQLPVFLKIIVLVLAGHFIWMALLYILAGIYSGENPLEVVRHYGPAYLTAVGTMSSAATLAVALQCASKAKPLRKDLVSFGIPLFANIHLCGSVLTEVFFCMAISKILYGSVPTPGTMVLFCLLLGIFAIGAPGVPGGTVMASLGIITGILKFDSSGTALMLTIFALQDSFGTACNVTGDGALTLMLTGYAKRHHIEEQQLDVEL